In Cygnus atratus isolate AKBS03 ecotype Queensland, Australia chromosome 5, CAtr_DNAZoo_HiC_assembly, whole genome shotgun sequence, a single window of DNA contains:
- the SLC35F4 gene encoding solute carrier family 35 member F4 isoform X2 produces MDGKAAPNGVATIEDRILRITGYYGYYPGYSSQKSASRSSVIQCKPGGNCPSRHRGMTRQLSPLSVAEDSAAPILELQNRSPSGICRHSRVERQSRSEEGTQTHTESSSQEAEGQTRCQSCTSTFLKLIWRFLIILSVSSSWVGTTQFVKITYETFDCPFFMTWFSTNWNIMVFPIYYSGHLATAQEKQSPIKKIRECSRIFGEDGLTLKLFLKRTAPFSILWTLTNYLYLLALKKLTATDVSALFCCNKAFVFLLSWIVLKDRFMGARIVAAIMAITGIVMMAYADGFQGDSIIGVAYAVGSASTSALYKVLFKMFLGSANFGEAAHFVSTLGFFNLIFISVTPIILYFTKVEYWSPFSAVPWGYLCGVAGLWLAFNILVNVGVVLTYPILISIGTVLSVPGNAAVDLLKHKMIFSVVRLGATIIICIGFLLMLLPEEWDEITLRFINSLKEKKSEDHADDITDSSVHTRSRSRANGTVSIPLA; encoded by the exons GTGCCTCACGATCATCTGTCATCCAATGCAAGCCAGGAGGCAACTGCCCCAGCAGACACAGAGGCATGACTAGGCAGCTCTCCCCTCTATCTGTTGCTGAAGATTCTGCTGCTCCCATTCTTGAGCTGCAGAATCGAAGTCCCTCGGGAATCTGTCGGCACAGCAGAGTCGAGAGGCAGAGCAGATCAG AAGAAGGAACACAAACGcacacagagagcagcagccaggaagcTGAGGGACAGACACGATGCCAATCTTGCACATCCACGTTTCTTAAGCTTATCTGGAGATTTCTGATCATTTTGTCCGTCTCTTCCTCCTGGGTCGGGACCACGCAGTTTGTCAAAATCACGTATGAGACCTTTGACTGTCCTTTTTTCATGACTTGGTTCTCAACAAACTGGAACATTATGGTGTTTCCCATTTATTATTCTGGGCACCTTGCAACTGCACAGGAGAAGCAGTCTCCAATCAAAAAAATCAG ggAATGCAGTCGGATTTTTGGTGAAGACGGTTTGACGCTGAAACTCTTTCTTAAAAGGACTGCTCCCTTTTCTATTCTGTGGACTTTGACTAACTACTTGTATTTACTGGCTTTAAAGAAGCTGACAGCCACAGACGTCTCAGCCCTGTTCTGTTGTAACAAAGCTTTtgtcttcttgctttcttgGATCGTGCTGAAAGACAGGTTCATGGGAGCAAGG ATAGTGGCAGCAATAATGGCAATCACAGGAATCGTAATGATGGCATATGCAGATGGTTTCCAGGGTGATTCAATTATCGGGGTAGCATATGCTGTTGGATCAGCCTCTACATCTGCATTATATAAG GTTTTGTTCAAGATGTTTCTTGGCAGTGCAAACTTCGGGGAGGCCGCTCATTTTGTCTCCACCTTGGGCTTcttcaatttaattttcatctcaGTTACCCCCATCATACTGTACTTTACCAAAGTGGAGTACTGGTCGCCGTTCTCTGCTGTGCCGTGGGGTTACCTGTGCGGAGTGGCTGGCCTCTGGTTAG cgTTCAACATTCTGGTTAATGTTGGCGTCGTGCTTACGTACCCCATCCTGATCTCTATCGGCACGGTGCTCAGCGTCCCTGGCAATGCAG CTGTAGATCTCCTGAAGCACAAAATGATCTTCAGTGTGGTGAGGCTGGGAGCCACCATCATCATTTGCATTGGGTTTCTGCTGATGCTGCTCCCCGAGGAGTGGGATGAAATCACCCTGAGGTTCATCAACAGCTTAAAGGAGAAGAAGAGCGAGGATCACGCCGACGACATCACAGACTCCAGCGTACACACGAGAAGCAGAAGTAGAGCTAACGGGACAGTGTCTATACCACTAGCTTAG
- the SLC35F4 gene encoding solute carrier family 35 member F4 isoform X1, with translation MDGKAAPNGVATIEDRILRITGYYGYYPGYSSQKSASRSSVIQCKPGGNCPSRHRGMTRQLSPLSVAEDSAAPILELQNRSPSGICRHSRVERQSRSGEEGTQTHTESSSQEAEGQTRCQSCTSTFLKLIWRFLIILSVSSSWVGTTQFVKITYETFDCPFFMTWFSTNWNIMVFPIYYSGHLATAQEKQSPIKKIRECSRIFGEDGLTLKLFLKRTAPFSILWTLTNYLYLLALKKLTATDVSALFCCNKAFVFLLSWIVLKDRFMGARIVAAIMAITGIVMMAYADGFQGDSIIGVAYAVGSASTSALYKVLFKMFLGSANFGEAAHFVSTLGFFNLIFISVTPIILYFTKVEYWSPFSAVPWGYLCGVAGLWLAFNILVNVGVVLTYPILISIGTVLSVPGNAAVDLLKHKMIFSVVRLGATIIICIGFLLMLLPEEWDEITLRFINSLKEKKSEDHADDITDSSVHTRSRSRANGTVSIPLA, from the exons GTGCCTCACGATCATCTGTCATCCAATGCAAGCCAGGAGGCAACTGCCCCAGCAGACACAGAGGCATGACTAGGCAGCTCTCCCCTCTATCTGTTGCTGAAGATTCTGCTGCTCCCATTCTTGAGCTGCAGAATCGAAGTCCCTCGGGAATCTGTCGGCACAGCAGAGTCGAGAGGCAGAGCAGATCAG GAGAAGAAGGAACACAAACGcacacagagagcagcagccaggaagcTGAGGGACAGACACGATGCCAATCTTGCACATCCACGTTTCTTAAGCTTATCTGGAGATTTCTGATCATTTTGTCCGTCTCTTCCTCCTGGGTCGGGACCACGCAGTTTGTCAAAATCACGTATGAGACCTTTGACTGTCCTTTTTTCATGACTTGGTTCTCAACAAACTGGAACATTATGGTGTTTCCCATTTATTATTCTGGGCACCTTGCAACTGCACAGGAGAAGCAGTCTCCAATCAAAAAAATCAG ggAATGCAGTCGGATTTTTGGTGAAGACGGTTTGACGCTGAAACTCTTTCTTAAAAGGACTGCTCCCTTTTCTATTCTGTGGACTTTGACTAACTACTTGTATTTACTGGCTTTAAAGAAGCTGACAGCCACAGACGTCTCAGCCCTGTTCTGTTGTAACAAAGCTTTtgtcttcttgctttcttgGATCGTGCTGAAAGACAGGTTCATGGGAGCAAGG ATAGTGGCAGCAATAATGGCAATCACAGGAATCGTAATGATGGCATATGCAGATGGTTTCCAGGGTGATTCAATTATCGGGGTAGCATATGCTGTTGGATCAGCCTCTACATCTGCATTATATAAG GTTTTGTTCAAGATGTTTCTTGGCAGTGCAAACTTCGGGGAGGCCGCTCATTTTGTCTCCACCTTGGGCTTcttcaatttaattttcatctcaGTTACCCCCATCATACTGTACTTTACCAAAGTGGAGTACTGGTCGCCGTTCTCTGCTGTGCCGTGGGGTTACCTGTGCGGAGTGGCTGGCCTCTGGTTAG cgTTCAACATTCTGGTTAATGTTGGCGTCGTGCTTACGTACCCCATCCTGATCTCTATCGGCACGGTGCTCAGCGTCCCTGGCAATGCAG CTGTAGATCTCCTGAAGCACAAAATGATCTTCAGTGTGGTGAGGCTGGGAGCCACCATCATCATTTGCATTGGGTTTCTGCTGATGCTGCTCCCCGAGGAGTGGGATGAAATCACCCTGAGGTTCATCAACAGCTTAAAGGAGAAGAAGAGCGAGGATCACGCCGACGACATCACAGACTCCAGCGTACACACGAGAAGCAGAAGTAGAGCTAACGGGACAGTGTCTATACCACTAGCTTAG
- the CCDC198 gene encoding uncharacterized protein CCDC198 yields the protein MGLSSSKAHPKVTRVAPMLSSEDLPARPIPHPAVLGGPILRPPAVGEWGTPTFHGQLPPLRNTSYGRASTGPLSFDTVPADEGSSIIKLHPPRRPQRLEPAGPPWGIAPAKPWSQHDVDAAPKAKALEKSGQSLRALPGRRQHLHKLQMLELTRQRREAELKRNLHREAKINKQKIKEFSPKKVLDTRQRGDSTGSRDLVPAEHNQHFNGDPGNRGDGGLSGQHDGKVGLWLCREPRTRDLLWDTSSTDSGGCEREERKLHRKPALVRTRTERVSLFDEFFDTDF from the exons ATGGGCCTGAGCTCTTCCAAGGCGCACCCCAAGGTGACCAGGGTGGCACCGATGCTCTCCAGCGAGGACCTGCCCGCTCGCCCCATCCCACACCctgcggtgctgggggggccCATCCTGCGCCCGCCGGCCGTGGGGGAGTGGGGAACCCCCACATTTCATGGGCAGCTCCCCCCTCTCCGCAACACCTCCTACGGGAGGGCCTCCACAG GGCCCCTTTCCTTCGACACCGTGCCGGCAGATGAAGGCAGCAGCATCATCAAACTGCACCCGCCTCGGCGACCACAA AGGCTTGAACCTGCCGGCCCTCCATGGGGGATTGCTCCTGCAAAGCCCTGGAGTCAGCACGACGTGGATGCAGCCCCAAAAGCCAAG GCTCTGGAGAAGAGCGGGCAGAGCCTGAGAGCCCTCCCTGGCAGGCGGCAGCACTTGCACAAGCTGCAGATGCTGGAGCTGACCCGCCAGCGCCGAGAG gcagagctgaagcGAAATCTCCACAGGGAGGCAAAAatcaataaacaaaaaatcaaggAATTCAGCCCGAAGAAAGTCCTTGACACTCGCCAGAGAGGTGACAGTACCGGCAGCCGAGACCTTGTCCCCGCTGAGCACAATCAGCATTTTAATGGAGACCCTG GAAACAGAGGGGATGGAGGACTCTCAGGGCAGCACGATGGCAAGGTCGGGCtgtggctctgcagggagccGCGCACCAGGGACCTGCTCTGGGACACCTCCAGCACCGACTCGGGGGGCTGcgagagggaagagaggaaactTCACCGCAAACCTGCGCTGGTGAGGACCAGGACGGAGAGAGTTTCTCTCTTCGACGAGTTCTTCGATACAGATTTCTAG